The nucleotide sequence CATTTTTCAGCTTAGAAATATACATTCTGTCCCGAAAGAGCTTAGAGGTTCTGGGCTTGAAAATTAGAGCGTACACTGCCCACCTGAAAATTGCTCTAGAATAATGGCTTTACATTTTGTAGCGCGATCGCGATCGGAAAGGTCGCTAAGATGGAAATGTCAAGTTTTGTAAGCTTTACTCATCTCCAGTTCAAGTTTCTCAACTTAACATCCTGTCGTTTACACTATGTACCGACACTTCGTTGTCCCGGCGCTGTACCTACGTATCGCGCAGTTTTAGTCATCAGAGTAAGCCATGACCGAAGCATCGAGCATTGAATCTCCCAGTATGGGACGCAGACAAGCCTTAACCGCCCTATTGGGCGGATCGATTGGAGTAGTCGCCCTCGGGGCACTGTATCCGTTCGTAAAATACTTTATTCCTCCGTCCTCAGGCAGTGGTTCTGCTGGGGTATTGGCTCAAGATGCCCAAGGCAATCCCATCAGCGTGGCCGCTACCTTAGCCTCCAATCCTGCCAAGGCCCGCGTGCTCGCCCAAGGGCCCAAAGGCGATCCCACCTACGTCGTGATCGACGACTCGGCAGTGGCCAACTATGGCCTCAACGCCATTTGCACCCACCTCGGTTGCGTGGTGCCCTGGAACGCCGGTCTCGACCTATTTAAGTGCCCTTGCCACGGGTCTCAATATGCCCCCAACGGCAAAGTGGTGCGCGGCCCTGCCCCCAAGTCTTTGGGATTGGTCGCAGCAGCTGTGGAAGGGGACAACGTTCGTTTCTCCACTTGGGAAGGCGAAGACTTCCGCGACACCTAAACCCCGAATGTTCGCCACTCAGTTGGGCGACTCAACTCAAATGGATCGCTCCACTGGGCGAGCTTGCTGAGTTTGTCTCTATTGTTTTCTCGGCCTTTTAGATACGCTCTCATGATTAGAATTTTGCTTGCGGCGATCGCCTGCTTGGCCTTCCTGTTTACCTCTGCCGATCGGGCATCCGCCTATCCTGCCTACGCACAAGCGGCTTACGACAACCCGCGCGAAGCCACTGGAAAAATTGTCTGCGCCAACTGTCACTTGGCCGAAAAGCCCACCCGCTTAGAGCTGCCCCAAGCCGTCACCCCCGGCAAGGTGTTCCAAGCCAAAGTGGAAATTCCCTATGACACTTCCGTTCAGCAGGTGACTGGCGACGGTTCCCTAGGTGGCCTCAACGTGGGGGCCGTGGTGGTATTGCCCGAGGGCTTCCGTCTGGCCACTGAAGCGGAAATGGGTCCGAAGCTGTATGAAGAGACGGCTGACCTCTATATCCAGCCCTTCAATGAGGAGCGACCCAATATTCTAGTGGTCGGTCCTATCTCGGGCGAAGACCATCAGGAAATCGTTTTCCCGGTCATGACCCCCGACCCCGCCGAAGACGATTCTGTCGCGTTCATGAAGTACCTGGTTTCCGCAGGTGGCAACCGAGGTCGGGGCCAAATTAATCCCGACGGCAGCATCAGCAATAACAATCAGGTCAAAGCCTCTGCTGCTGGCACAATTTCAGCCATTACGGAAGTGCCCGATCCCTTCGATCCACCCGTCGCTGCTGCTGTCGATCGCGTCGACCTGAGCCCCTACTACACTCCCCTCTCTATCGTCACCATTGATACGGCTGAGGGTTTGGTTGATGAAATTATTCTTGCCGGTCCTCAGTTGCTGGTCAGTGTGGGCGATCGGGTTGAAGTGGGTACTGTACTGACCAATAACCCCAATGTTGGCGGTTTCGGTCAAGCGGATCGGGAAATCGTGCTGCAGAACCCCACCCGCGTGAAGTGGCTGATTGCCTTCTTGGCTGCTGTTGCTTT is from Synechococcus sp. PCC 7336 and encodes:
- the petC gene encoding cytochrome b6-f complex iron-sulfur subunit, translating into MTEASSIESPSMGRRQALTALLGGSIGVVALGALYPFVKYFIPPSSGSGSAGVLAQDAQGNPISVAATLASNPAKARVLAQGPKGDPTYVVIDDSAVANYGLNAICTHLGCVVPWNAGLDLFKCPCHGSQYAPNGKVVRGPAPKSLGLVAAAVEGDNVRFSTWEGEDFRDT
- a CDS encoding apocytochrome f (cytochrome f, with cytochrome b6, subunit IV, and the Rieske protein, makes up the large subunit of the cytochrome b6-f complex; cytochrome b6-f mediates electron transfer between photosystem II and photosystem I) is translated as MIRILLAAIACLAFLFTSADRASAYPAYAQAAYDNPREATGKIVCANCHLAEKPTRLELPQAVTPGKVFQAKVEIPYDTSVQQVTGDGSLGGLNVGAVVVLPEGFRLATEAEMGPKLYEETADLYIQPFNEERPNILVVGPISGEDHQEIVFPVMTPDPAEDDSVAFMKYLVSAGGNRGRGQINPDGSISNNNQVKASAAGTISAITEVPDPFDPPVAAAVDRVDLSPYYTPLSIVTIDTAEGLVDEIILAGPQLLVSVGDRVEVGTVLTNNPNVGGFGQADREIVLQNPTRVKWLIAFLAAVALAQILLVLKKKQIEKIQLAEGLV